A stretch of the Lonchura striata isolate bLonStr1 chromosome 17, bLonStr1.mat, whole genome shotgun sequence genome encodes the following:
- the CCN5 gene encoding CCN family member 5 produces MCSSGTGQSSMRLRLERQLLFLSLLCTLSKVCAQLCRRPCYCPWVPPRCPRGSPLVLDGCGCCKVCARRLGEPCDFLHVCDQSQGLVCDYSSASAGTAGICNFEDDEEGCEVNGRVYRDGEVFQPSCKIQCHCLDGGFNCIPLCQEDVRLPTPDCPYPRRVEIPGKCCPEWICETQDQHLPRDARAVSPALRLPCPEWGTAWSACSATCGLGFATRVSNQNRRCRLETQRRLCTAGPCPARPAALPARGRGGRL; encoded by the exons ATGTGCTCAagtggcacagggcagagcagcatgAGGCTCCGGCTGGAGAGgcagctcctcttcctctccctcctctgcacTCTCTCCAAG GtttgtgcccagctgtgccggAGACCGTGCTACTGCCCCTGGGTGCCACCCCGCTGCCCCCGCGGGTCCCCCCTGGTCCTGGATGGGTGTGGCTGCTGCAAGGTCTGTGCTCGGCGCCTGGGAGAGCCCTGCGACTTCCTGCACGTCTGTGACCAGAGCCAGGGCCTCGTCTGTGACTACAGCTCAGcatctgcagggacagcaggcaTCTGCAACT TTGAAGACGATGAGGAGGGCTGCGAGGTGAACGGCCGCGTCTATCGAGACGGGGAGGttttccagcccagctgcaaaATCCAATGCCATTGCTTGGACGGCGGCTTCAACTGCATCCCGCTGTGCCAGGAGGATGTGCGGCTGCCCACCCCGGACTGCCCCTACCCCCGCCGCGTGGAGATCCCAGGGAAGTGCTGCCCGGAGTGGATCTGTGAAACCCAGGACCAGCACCTCCCCCGGGATGCCAGGGCAG TGTCCCCAGCGCTGCGGCTCCCCTGCCCGGAGTGGGGCACGGCGTGGAGCGCCTGCTCGGCCACCTGCGGGCTGGGCTTTGCCACCCGCGTGTCCAACCAGAACCGCCGGTGCCGGCTGGAGACCCAGAGGCGGCTCTGCACGGCCGgaccctgcccggcccggcccgcggcgctcCCGGCG aggggaagaggaggtCGTTTGTAG